The Planktothrix agardhii NIES-204 genomic interval TTAGAAGTTCCTCGCTGGTTTCGTTATCAAGAATTAGATGAAACCGCAATTCCTAAAGGAACTCGACAATCCATGACGGAAACCTTTATTCCCAGAGCTTTAAAAGCTGGGTGTAAACTATTAGTAAATACTAGAATTAAAAAAATTAATCAAAGCGATAAAAACTGGGTTTTAACAGGTTATTATCAAGCGAATAATTCTGATCAACAACCGGTCAAAATTCAAGCAGAAACAGTATTTGTTTGCTGTGGTGCAATTCAAACCCCAGCGTTATTAAGAAGAAGTGGAATTAAAAATAATATTGGTAATGCTTTAAGAATGCACCCAACTGTTAAAATAATTGCTCAATTTGATCAAGATATTAACACCTTGGATATGGGAGTTCCCGTCCATCAAGTTAAAGAATTTTCCCCTAAATTTAGTTTTGGTTGTTCAATTAGTTCTCCCCCCTATTTATCCGTGGGAATGACTGACCATCCTAATTATACTCAAGAAGTGCAAAAAAATTGGCATAAAATGGCAATTTATTATGCTATGATTGTAGGGGAAGGTTATGGTACAGTGAGAAATATTCCCTTTTGTCGTGATCCTTTAGTTAGTTATAAATTAACATCTCAAGACTTAAAAGACTTATCAGAAGCATTAAAAAAATTAGCCCAATTATTATTTGAAGTAGATGCTAAAATTCTCTATCCTAGTATTTCCAATAGTTTCCTCTTGACCCATCCCAAAGATTTAGATAAAATCCCGGAACAACTTCCTATAAAACAAACTAATTTAATGACAGTTCACGTTTTTTCCTCCTGTCCAATGGGAGAAAATTTACAAAAATGTGCGGTTAATTCCTTTGGTAAAGTTCATGGATTTAATAATTTATATATTGCTGATGCCAGTTTACTTTGTACCGCTCCTGGAGTCAATCCCCAAGGTACAATTATGGCGATCGCGCGTCGAAATGCGTTAAAATTCCTAAATCCCTAAGTTGTTGCGCTTAAGCGCATCTTATCAACATAAGATGGTGCTAAAGCACAACAACTGTAATTGTGCTGAAGCACAACAACAAATAAAATTATGATAGAATTCAACACAAATTTAGTTTTAATAACTGGTGCATTAGGTTGGTTAGGAATTAATTTAGTCGAATCTTTAGTCAAAGGATTAGCAGATTTTGAACCCCTAAGTCAACCTCAAAATAATTTAAAAATTCGCTGTTTAATTTTACCAGATCAAAACCCAAAAGTATTAAATAAAATATCAGATCAGATTGAAATTTATCAAGGAGATTTAAGAAATCCCCAAGATTGCGATCGCTTTTGTGAAAATGCCGAAAATGCTATTTTATTTCATACCGCCGGAATTATTCATCCTCAAAAAGTTTCTGACTTTTATCAAATTAATGTCGAAGGAACAAAAAATCTCTTAAATTCTGCGGTTTCT includes:
- a CDS encoding putative oxidoreductase; the protein is MSEFNLISPSESPLKVEIAVIGSGPGGAITACLLAEAGRNVLLIEEGAYLSLESCQPFSVEEMVQKYRNGGITAAFGQPKIQYVEGKCVGGGSEINSGLYHRTPPNILAQWSQEFQVESLTEADLIPHFEACEQAVNVCYLPGKAPTASLKLHEGATRLNWQSLEVPRWFRYQELDETAIPKGTRQSMTETFIPRALKAGCKLLVNTRIKKINQSDKNWVLTGYYQANNSDQQPVKIQAETVFVCCGAIQTPALLRRSGIKNNIGNALRMHPTVKIIAQFDQDINTLDMGVPVHQVKEFSPKFSFGCSISSPPYLSVGMTDHPNYTQEVQKNWHKMAIYYAMIVGEGYGTVRNIPFCRDPLVSYKLTSQDLKDLSEALKKLAQLLFEVDAKILYPSISNSFLLTHPKDLDKIPEQLPIKQTNLMTVHVFSSCPMGENLQKCAVNSFGKVHGFNNLYIADASLLCTAPGVNPQGTIMAIARRNALKFLNP